One window from the genome of Gadus morhua chromosome 16, gadMor3.0, whole genome shotgun sequence encodes:
- the LOC115528917 gene encoding dihydrolipoyllysine-residue acetyltransferase component of pyruvate dehydrogenase complex, mitochondrial, whose amino-acid sequence MDRIVPSNLDVPMGNRSKKRKVAHGTTAVVSKGKKARLEALQTPARIAKPSKLVPPPRPVPEAAVPATLEGVPPPRPVPEAAVPATLEGSVFVHSSKFAQPEGDDKTLCVDEWPFLQTEFCEKVNQPTARVVSGQRKQEEPTPWGPKVVMAQADKPTANETSFLGCSTKVMTTI is encoded by the exons ATGGATCGCATTGTTCCATCCAACCTTGACGTCCCCATGGGGAATCGCTCAAAG AAACGGAAGGTGGCACATGGAACCACGGCTGTGGTCTCCAAAGGAAAGAAGGCCCGCCTTGAG GCACTTCAAACTCCAGCAAGGATTGCCAAACCTTCGAAGCTGGTACCTCCCCCTCGACCTGTTCCAGAAGCTGCTGTACCAGCTACTCTGGAGGGCgtacctcctcctcgacctgtTCCAGAAGCTGCTGTGCCAGCCACTCTGGAGGGCAGCGTCTTTGTGCATTCGAGCAAG TTTGCTCAACCGGAGGGGGATGACAAGActctgtgtgttgatgagtgGCCGTTTCTTCAAACAGAGTTTTGTGAG AAGGTGAACCAGCCAACTGCTCGGGTTGTCTCtggacagagaaaacaagaggagccaacaccttgggggccaaaagttgtgatggcccaggctgataaaccaacagccaatgagaccagcttcttgggatgttcaaccaaggtaatgacaacaatataa